From Leptospira bouyouniensis, the proteins below share one genomic window:
- the recD gene encoding exodeoxyribonuclease V subunit alpha: MKVIDEKIQTFLHSLYNLFPNWDTSLQDTIASLLVQSQSGDLYLPITDDTTIDKLKGYFPFVIEITDNENRLYLQKSHSEKNKFESLLLTFLHHKTNQIKNAGITSDQITKIVNALESESKITLAEEQRVTISDVITSNFRVISGGPGTGKTTVVSFILMAFERLNLLPTIERIALVAPTGRASQRLTESIQRNLEKFSGNSHVTSNFRGQTIHHLLKINPLTGEAKFGEKRYLPYDLIIMDETSMVDLKLMNLFFSAIHFDTHIIFLGDPNQLPSVGQGEVLTDLITTLKNKKAFLSELKSNHRFSNDSDFSVFAEIVKQSFDTNGGTKPFPKPKVITTLELNLKHDFVWVQGDQKTKVPNEIHHEILDWNLESLVPFLWESFYLPTANATSKLHWEPNALKDPKNKICFESIVNEYRCLTILRNGYFGIEAIQNQILSYAKKHLTNPKNELYLKYRQLSKSFYFEGMPIIIQSNDQMRKLFNGDIGLVVSINSELRAVFPIEDRLYSFALDTLPDHEPAFFLTVHKSQGSEYKSILLYLPPMNALDVDAENNLSILNRRILYTAITRAKERVILMGDFQTWEFGLRSFRKRYTGIHIP; this comes from the coding sequence TTCCCATTTGTAATTGAGATAACGGATAATGAAAACCGATTGTATCTGCAAAAAAGCCATTCCGAAAAAAATAAATTCGAATCTCTTCTCTTGACATTCTTACACCACAAAACAAACCAAATAAAGAATGCAGGGATCACTTCCGATCAAATCACAAAGATTGTGAATGCTTTAGAATCGGAATCAAAGATCACACTGGCAGAAGAACAAAGAGTGACCATAAGCGATGTCATCACATCCAACTTTCGAGTGATCTCTGGTGGCCCGGGGACTGGAAAAACAACGGTTGTATCCTTTATCTTGATGGCATTCGAACGATTGAACTTACTCCCTACGATTGAAAGGATTGCCCTCGTTGCCCCGACAGGAAGGGCTTCCCAAAGATTAACCGAATCCATCCAAAGGAATTTGGAAAAATTTTCAGGCAATTCACATGTTACCTCCAATTTCCGAGGACAAACCATTCATCATTTATTAAAAATCAATCCATTGACAGGCGAAGCAAAGTTTGGAGAGAAACGATATTTACCTTATGATTTAATCATCATGGATGAAACGTCTATGGTGGATTTAAAATTGATGAATTTATTTTTTTCAGCGATCCATTTTGATACACATATCATATTCCTCGGTGACCCAAACCAGCTCCCTTCGGTTGGACAAGGTGAGGTCTTAACAGATCTCATCACCACCTTAAAAAACAAAAAAGCATTTTTATCGGAGCTCAAAAGTAACCATCGTTTTTCGAATGATTCTGATTTCAGTGTTTTTGCTGAAATCGTCAAACAATCCTTTGATACAAATGGTGGAACAAAACCATTCCCAAAACCAAAGGTTATCACAACACTAGAATTGAATTTGAAACATGATTTTGTTTGGGTTCAAGGTGATCAAAAAACAAAAGTGCCAAATGAAATCCATCATGAAATTCTTGATTGGAATCTCGAAAGTTTAGTCCCATTTTTATGGGAATCATTTTATCTGCCCACTGCCAATGCGACTTCCAAATTGCATTGGGAACCAAACGCACTGAAAGATCCGAAGAACAAAATCTGTTTTGAATCAATCGTAAATGAATACAGGTGTTTGACGATTCTAAGAAATGGATACTTTGGGATCGAAGCCATCCAAAACCAAATCTTAAGTTATGCCAAAAAACATTTAACCAATCCAAAAAACGAACTTTATCTCAAATACAGACAATTATCCAAATCATTTTACTTTGAAGGGATGCCGATCATCATCCAGTCAAATGACCAAATGAGAAAATTGTTTAATGGTGACATTGGCCTCGTGGTTTCGATCAATTCGGAGTTAAGAGCAGTCTTCCCAATTGAAGATCGTTTGTATTCCTTTGCCTTAGACACATTGCCTGACCACGAACCCGCATTCTTTCTTACCGTTCACAAAAGCCAAGGCTCTGAATACAAATCGATCCTACTTTACCTTCCTCCGATGAATGCATTGGATGTTGATGCAGAGAACAATCTTTCCATTCTCAACCGAAGGATTTTATATACTGCAATCACTCGCGCGAAGGAAAGAGTGATCCTAATGGGTGACTTTCAAACATGGGAATTTGGATTACGATCGTTTCGCAAACGTTATACGGGAATTCACATTCCATGA
- a CDS encoding TonB-dependent receptor plug domain-containing protein — MRVISFLIFWILVTLFSFQGIYPESKADSIEDKANIITVTGTRRKNLLKDSTVTTEVITRKDIDDMGARDLSQTLGNVPGIEVKPAQSGERGQTVRLQGLSAQNVLILVDGQRTTGRFSGSIDLTRFKAEDIERIEIVKGASSAIYGSDAIAGVINIITKEAQDPLYAEFRSLGGTGSERYFGPYMEYRNYASVGAKSDKLSTLFTVGWHKGEGYDLTPDATIGPRNGRYASLAPGYNPYTFDTPLANQYILATRFPMYTPPLESTSGSAFNDMNLSNKTVYRPTDNLILTGQFYYRHLDQSAVDASPPRTIFDRRNKTHDFMGAFNVDWIASQKINLNLNANYSRFQDLFVTDQRKADDLDSQQRTDNAVTEIRTRVDYKISENHITSVGAENLQDQISSARIAPDCRRTYPNLCYDDFNPLLTKGQSINGNAYRFRNAFYIQDEWRVSDKPRIQIVPGIRYDHDSIYGGEWLPKLAIRYDVTDQFRIRAANGLGYRAPSFQDLYFNFLNPGVGYRVVGNSDLKPELSRSYNFGWEWDITKRIWYSSNLFHNNVDNLIGYRTNPVRDSSGLMVYQTSNYQKAMTQGIESSISVRMTDIVTTGVGYTYTDSKDELTNLPLEGRGRHRWNLNVRVEEKTSGLSLSIFAVIFGKQPYYCIKNPFWCNPDLPSNFDSLETVMNQESQSLIQNLFGTLPTVVSDICAEQNNSFCTTSPTYGYRMVNPYTNLNLRLSQKFFTHFQWFVGVDNALDAWDLQYNPQRPKFFYFGLDGKFAFSDVKLKNGDS; from the coding sequence ATGAGAGTTATATCATTTCTCATATTTTGGATCCTGGTAACTTTATTTTCGTTTCAGGGAATTTATCCAGAATCCAAAGCTGATTCAATAGAAGATAAAGCTAATATTATCACTGTAACTGGCACTAGGCGAAAGAATTTATTAAAAGATTCTACAGTTACAACAGAAGTGATCACAAGAAAAGACATTGATGATATGGGTGCGAGAGATTTATCCCAAACGTTAGGTAATGTTCCCGGGATTGAAGTCAAACCTGCGCAATCAGGTGAAAGAGGACAAACAGTTCGTTTACAAGGACTCTCTGCTCAGAATGTTCTCATCTTGGTGGATGGCCAAAGGACAACAGGGCGTTTTAGTGGCTCCATTGATTTGACTCGGTTTAAAGCAGAAGACATAGAAAGGATCGAAATTGTAAAAGGTGCATCATCAGCCATTTATGGTTCCGATGCCATTGCGGGTGTTATCAATATTATTACCAAGGAAGCACAGGATCCATTGTATGCAGAGTTTCGTTCGTTAGGGGGTACAGGTAGCGAACGGTACTTTGGCCCTTATATGGAATACCGTAACTATGCTTCAGTTGGTGCCAAGTCAGATAAACTTTCCACATTATTCACGGTAGGTTGGCATAAAGGGGAAGGGTATGATCTAACTCCAGATGCTACGATCGGTCCAAGAAACGGACGTTATGCATCACTTGCACCTGGTTATAATCCATATACGTTTGATACACCACTCGCTAACCAATATATATTAGCGACACGGTTCCCAATGTACACTCCTCCCCTTGAATCTACTTCAGGGAGTGCTTTTAATGATATGAATTTATCAAATAAAACAGTCTATAGGCCAACCGATAACTTAATTCTCACAGGACAATTTTACTACAGGCATTTAGACCAATCAGCAGTGGATGCATCACCACCAAGGACAATCTTTGATCGAAGGAATAAAACACATGATTTTATGGGAGCGTTTAATGTAGATTGGATTGCGTCTCAAAAAATTAATTTAAATTTAAACGCAAACTATTCCAGATTCCAAGATTTATTTGTGACGGACCAAAGAAAGGCAGATGATTTGGATTCACAACAGAGAACTGATAATGCAGTCACTGAAATTAGAACTAGAGTAGATTATAAAATATCAGAAAATCATATTACATCGGTAGGAGCAGAAAATTTACAAGATCAAATTTCTTCGGCAAGGATTGCTCCCGATTGTCGACGAACCTATCCTAATTTATGTTACGATGATTTTAATCCACTATTAACAAAAGGCCAGTCTATCAATGGGAATGCATATCGCTTTCGGAATGCGTTTTATATACAAGATGAGTGGAGGGTGTCAGATAAACCAAGGATACAAATTGTACCCGGCATTCGTTATGACCATGATTCCATTTATGGAGGGGAGTGGCTTCCGAAACTTGCCATTCGATATGATGTCACAGATCAATTTAGAATCCGAGCCGCAAATGGATTGGGTTATCGGGCACCTAGTTTTCAAGATTTATATTTTAATTTTTTGAATCCAGGCGTAGGGTATCGTGTCGTAGGGAATTCTGATTTGAAACCGGAATTATCTCGAAGTTATAATTTCGGTTGGGAATGGGACATCACAAAGAGAATTTGGTATAGCTCAAATTTATTTCATAACAATGTAGACAATTTAATTGGTTATCGAACAAACCCAGTAAGAGATTCATCAGGTCTTATGGTGTACCAAACATCAAATTACCAAAAGGCAATGACACAAGGGATTGAATCTTCCATCAGTGTACGTATGACTGATATTGTAACGACAGGAGTAGGGTATACATACACAGATAGCAAAGATGAATTAACCAATTTGCCATTGGAAGGTCGTGGTCGCCATCGTTGGAATTTAAATGTTAGGGTCGAAGAAAAAACAAGTGGGTTATCATTATCAATCTTTGCAGTTATTTTTGGAAAACAACCTTACTATTGTATCAAAAATCCTTTTTGGTGTAATCCGGATTTGCCATCAAATTTTGATTCGCTCGAAACGGTAATGAACCAAGAATCACAAAGTTTGATACAAAATCTATTTGGAACTTTGCCGACAGTTGTATCGGATATTTGTGCAGAACAAAATAATTCCTTTTGTACAACAAGTCCAACGTATGGATACCGTATGGTGAATCCCTATACAAATTTAAACTTAAGACTTTCTCAGAAATTTTTTACCCATTTCCAATGGTTTGTTGGAGTGGACAATGCATTAGATGCTTGGGATTTGCAGTACAATCCGCAACGCCCAAAATTCTTTTATTTTGGTTTGGATGGAAAATTTGCGTTTAGTGATGTGAAACTAAAAAATGGAGATTCGTAA
- a CDS encoding HmuY family protein has translation MKPKTEDNSQALLFLLSNENRSSLNCTSIPTNAVVTSGSFTTSVNASSNCNWVYVSLKGNGVLTEVNQQWDLAFKRFNVATNSGTSGSGSGGACDSGQTNFANTFNGSECSAVIDVKLTSSGGGPVSASQESINPTMAAPLDLSPMPSGYGTWYSYSNGILTARTKVFIVTGSDGAKYAVQFLDYYNAAGTSGFPKFQWKKL, from the coding sequence ATGAAACCAAAAACGGAAGATAACTCGCAAGCCTTACTATTTTTATTATCAAACGAAAATAGATCGAGTTTGAATTGCACTAGTATTCCAACAAATGCAGTTGTCACTTCTGGTTCCTTTACGACGTCAGTAAACGCATCTTCTAATTGTAATTGGGTTTATGTTAGTTTGAAAGGGAATGGAGTTTTGACAGAAGTCAATCAACAATGGGATCTTGCCTTCAAACGATTCAATGTTGCAACCAATAGTGGTACAAGCGGATCAGGCTCTGGTGGAGCATGTGATTCGGGTCAAACAAACTTTGCCAATACATTCAATGGATCAGAATGCTCAGCAGTGATAGATGTCAAACTCACAAGTTCAGGGGGAGGGCCTGTTTCTGCTTCCCAAGAAAGTATCAATCCGACTATGGCTGCTCCTTTGGATCTATCACCAATGCCATCGGGTTATGGTACTTGGTATTCCTATTCCAATGGAATCTTAACAGCTAGGACAAAAGTTTTCATAGTGACTGGAAGTGATGGAGCAAAATATGCCGTCCAGTTTCTAGATTATTATAATGCAGCTGGCACATCAGGTTTTCCAAAGTTCCAATGGAAAAAACTCTGA
- a CDS encoding heme/hemin ABC transporter substrate-binding protein — MIQSLKLFPKHFKNRLYAVVMVVVLAVSPLLPQTKERIISVHGTVTEILYALQVSPLLIAVDSTSSYPKEARSLPVVGYQRTLTTEGILSFKPTKVIGLETAGPTQTIQNLKETGIQVTLFPDEYNLDTPINRVLAVGKLLGKNKEAESLANQIRTQTQSLQLKKTNVKVMFLYSRNPSSVFISGSGTAAHAMITLSGAKNAITEFSEYKPLTSEALVKSNPDIILMPESSAEGFGGTNAIWSINGIELTRAGKEKNIILVDDLLLLGFGPRLPQALKILNEKWKQIE; from the coding sequence ATGATCCAAAGCCTAAAACTTTTTCCGAAGCATTTCAAAAACCGGCTCTATGCCGTAGTAATGGTCGTTGTATTGGCGGTATCACCTCTCCTACCGCAAACAAAAGAGCGCATCATTTCCGTTCATGGAACGGTAACAGAAATTCTATATGCCCTACAAGTTAGTCCTCTACTCATTGCAGTCGACTCAACTTCAAGTTACCCGAAAGAAGCCAGATCATTGCCTGTGGTTGGTTACCAACGAACCCTAACAACAGAGGGTATCCTTAGTTTTAAACCAACAAAAGTGATAGGTTTGGAAACTGCAGGGCCCACACAAACGATACAAAATCTTAAAGAGACAGGGATACAAGTCACACTCTTTCCAGATGAATACAATCTGGATACACCCATCAATCGCGTGTTAGCTGTTGGCAAACTACTCGGGAAGAATAAAGAAGCAGAAAGTCTTGCAAATCAAATTCGAACACAAACACAATCCCTTCAGTTAAAAAAAACCAATGTAAAAGTGATGTTCCTATACTCTCGTAACCCAAGCTCTGTTTTTATTTCAGGCTCAGGTACAGCAGCTCATGCGATGATTACACTTTCAGGTGCTAAAAATGCGATCACCGAGTTTTCCGAATACAAACCACTCACAAGCGAAGCATTAGTAAAATCAAATCCTGATATCATTCTCATGCCTGAATCATCGGCTGAAGGTTTTGGTGGGACAAATGCAATTTGGTCCATTAATGGAATCGAACTCACCAGGGCAGGCAAAGAAAAAAATATCATTCTAGTCGATGACCTGCTTCTCTTAGGATTTGGACCACGCCTTCCACAAGCGTTAAAAATCTTAAATGAAAAATGGAAACAAATCGAATAA
- a CDS encoding FecCD family ABC transporter permease: MKERYFILFTVLFSILAAIISSQLGAMEIHWKELLFMDSIGSKVFFELRIPRILLGILVGGSLAWSGALAQGLFRNPIVDPGLIGITAGCSLFASIAIVLGGFLPFLHTIWSVVIFSFIGGMISCFIIFIFAKAKGKTDIESILLAGIAVNALCFSLIGILSYLASESQLRNLSLWNMGSLGGASWNLLQSFSIFYILPIFVSPFLIKPLNVLILGEREASHLGVSVEILKTLMIVLIGISVGSCISIVGNIGFIGLAVPHIVRLAIGQDYRYLLYASYFLGGGLLCLADAICRVIIAPSEIPVGIVSALLGAPFFLNLILKRKQSL, translated from the coding sequence ATGAAAGAAAGGTATTTTATTTTATTCACCGTTCTATTTTCTATACTAGCTGCCATCATTTCATCTCAACTCGGTGCGATGGAGATCCATTGGAAGGAACTTTTGTTTATGGATTCCATTGGATCAAAAGTTTTCTTCGAATTGCGAATTCCTCGTATCTTATTGGGAATCCTTGTTGGTGGCTCGCTTGCATGGTCTGGAGCACTCGCACAAGGATTATTTAGAAATCCAATTGTTGATCCAGGGCTCATTGGGATCACAGCTGGTTGTTCTCTTTTTGCATCGATCGCAATTGTTCTTGGTGGGTTTCTCCCATTCCTTCATACAATTTGGAGTGTTGTTATTTTCTCCTTTATAGGTGGCATGATCTCATGTTTTATCATTTTTATTTTTGCAAAGGCAAAAGGAAAAACAGATATAGAGTCAATTTTGTTAGCAGGCATTGCAGTAAATGCACTTTGTTTTTCTCTGATTGGAATTTTAAGTTATCTAGCTAGTGAATCACAATTAAGAAATTTATCTCTTTGGAATATGGGAAGTTTAGGAGGGGCATCTTGGAACCTACTCCAATCATTTTCAATTTTTTATATTCTCCCAATCTTTGTTAGCCCCTTCCTAATCAAACCATTGAACGTGCTTATCTTAGGAGAACGAGAGGCAAGTCATTTAGGAGTCTCTGTTGAAATCCTAAAAACACTTATGATCGTTTTGATTGGCATCAGTGTCGGGTCTTGTATCTCCATTGTGGGGAACATTGGATTTATCGGACTTGCAGTTCCTCATATCGTGAGACTTGCCATAGGACAAGATTATCGATATCTATTGTATGCTTCTTATTTTTTAGGTGGAGGGTTATTGTGTTTGGCTGACGCCATTTGTAGAGTGATCATCGCTCCATCCGAAATTCCAGTGGGAATTGTATCTGCATTACTTGGAGCTCCTTTCTTTTTAAATTTAATCCTAAAGAGGAAACAATCTTTATGA
- a CDS encoding heme ABC transporter ATP-binding protein gives MSLIGKNISYQIGNKQILKDIDIEIKPGELHVLIGRNGAGKSTLFHILCGDTKLQTGKVYCNQIEIESYTKADLAKTRAVLTQETHINFPIPSEQIIALGRYPHVPDKTKNEEIVDTCLKITNSSLLKHQHYPTLSGGEKQKVNFGRILAQVWETPPRYLFLDEPVSAQDIPNQYQTLNICRHMANKGYAVFMILHDLNLASQYADRVTLIDKGKLIQSGTAEEVLTTKNLEIAFGIKTKILKTNEINFIIPEIIGGPI, from the coding sequence ATGAGTCTTATCGGCAAAAACATTTCTTATCAGATTGGCAATAAACAAATCCTTAAAGATATAGATATTGAAATCAAACCAGGAGAGTTACATGTTCTCATTGGTCGTAATGGCGCAGGAAAATCTACTTTATTCCATATTTTATGCGGAGATACAAAACTCCAAACAGGAAAAGTTTATTGTAACCAAATAGAGATAGAATCTTATACAAAAGCCGACCTTGCAAAAACTAGGGCAGTTCTTACACAAGAGACTCACATCAACTTTCCAATTCCATCAGAACAAATCATAGCACTAGGAAGATACCCGCATGTGCCCGATAAAACCAAAAACGAAGAAATCGTTGATACGTGTTTGAAAATTACAAATTCATCTTTGTTAAAACACCAACACTACCCTACTTTATCTGGCGGTGAAAAACAAAAAGTGAATTTCGGAAGAATTCTCGCTCAAGTTTGGGAAACTCCACCAAGGTATCTCTTTTTGGACGAACCCGTTTCCGCCCAAGACATTCCCAACCAATACCAAACGTTAAATATCTGTCGCCACATGGCAAACAAAGGCTATGCGGTGTTTATGATTTTACATGACTTAAATTTAGCTTCTCAATATGCCGACCGAGTTACATTGATCGACAAAGGAAAACTGATTCAATCTGGCACCGCCGAAGAAGTGTTAACCACAAAAAATCTAGAAATCGCATTCGGAATCAAAACAAAGATCCTGAAAACAAATGAAATCAATTTTATCATACCAGAGATCATAGGAGGTCCAATATGA
- a CDS encoding hemin-degrading factor has translation MNDTLKQRWETLKTEIPNLRIRDAAKHLNVSEVELLATGIGHGVKQLKPNFAEFLLETPKLGYVMALTRNESCVHERKGTYSNLSVNGQTALAVGEDIDLRIFLKDWKFGFYVEEIKRDSITNSFQFFDPSGEAVHKIYKTEKSSDEGWESLKHTFIDEDIPFTNDLVARQRKSETNDKNQVPNFLEEWSRLEDTHDFFTLLRKYDYSREFSLKVAEGKFTYPISVSEFTELLHKISKMDLDIMIFVGNPSIIQIHTGKIKNLQIMGPWFNVLDPNFNLHLRTDHIHTAYVVNKPTKDGMVTSVEVFDKEGYLILQMFGKRKPGIPQSNLWFELVYETIGRDKILNSSFV, from the coding sequence ATGAACGATACATTGAAACAAAGATGGGAAACACTCAAAACCGAGATCCCAAACCTAAGAATTCGAGACGCAGCCAAACATTTAAACGTTAGCGAAGTAGAGCTCCTTGCAACTGGCATTGGCCATGGAGTCAAACAGCTCAAACCTAATTTTGCGGAATTCCTGTTAGAAACACCAAAACTTGGATATGTCATGGCTTTAACCCGTAACGAATCCTGTGTCCATGAAAGAAAGGGAACCTATTCCAATCTATCAGTCAATGGACAAACTGCTCTCGCTGTGGGAGAAGATATTGACTTACGAATCTTTTTGAAAGATTGGAAATTTGGTTTTTATGTAGAAGAAATAAAAAGAGATTCAATCACAAATAGTTTTCAATTTTTTGATCCATCAGGTGAAGCTGTACACAAAATTTACAAAACAGAAAAATCATCTGATGAAGGTTGGGAAAGTTTGAAACATACTTTTATCGACGAAGACATTCCATTTACCAATGATTTAGTAGCAAGGCAACGAAAGTCAGAAACAAACGACAAAAACCAGGTTCCAAATTTTTTAGAAGAATGGAGTCGACTAGAAGATACACATGATTTTTTTACCTTACTTAGAAAATACGATTATTCCCGCGAGTTTTCTCTAAAAGTCGCAGAAGGAAAATTTACATATCCGATATCGGTAAGTGAATTCACTGAATTACTTCACAAGATAAGTAAAATGGATCTCGACATTATGATATTTGTTGGGAACCCAAGTATCATTCAAATCCATACTGGCAAAATCAAAAATTTGCAAATCATGGGACCATGGTTCAATGTTTTAGATCCCAATTTTAATTTACATTTAAGAACCGATCACATTCACACAGCATATGTTGTCAACAAACCAACAAAAGACGGAATGGTTACTTCCGTAGAAGTATTTGATAAAGAAGGCTATCTCATATTACAAATGTTTGGGAAAAGAAAACCAGGAATCCCACAATCAAATTTATGGTTTGAACTTGTCTATGAAACCATTGGAAGAGATAAAATCCTAAACTCTTCTTTTGTATAA
- a CDS encoding MASE3 domain-containing protein yields MRNYKSFNNLKQIQFFGIILVFCIGPLICIGLFPEQFNKEYPIESFVVFHNITEIFSLIVSFSIFGVGYSSYPQSRNAQTYFLSIGFLVIGLIDFMHTMGYKGMPDFVTPNTGNKSTQFWLIARFITALVFIVAIFIKPNKAYSVRRGNLYIFFALLFVGSVYFLVIYNSHLLPDTYIHGVGLTPFKKKAELVIMCMLIVAIVLYSISRSLHSDKQKQYFLAAFIICFFCELVFAVYTSVFDIFNVLGHIFKVVAFQFIYNAVFVSAINEPYGKLVHSNMLLSMEIQENKEFAKVIQKSLKEKENLIGEIFHRTKNSIELVRSLLMIQSSDFPNDQNIRKIVENTSLKIQTMSLVHDHLYQNKDLSEIQVSDYLLSLTKLVKTMYSNLGNGVDIQLDANQGVLLLDTAVPLGLIFTELLSNSLKYAFTDVKNAKISIKFRMDGDRSHFEYKDNGVGLPASFDTNDQKKLGLSLLKIIAEKQMGGTLSIDGTQGFSLQFDFPNNLYKRRV; encoded by the coding sequence ATGCGAAATTATAAGTCTTTCAATAACTTAAAACAAATTCAGTTTTTTGGGATAATACTGGTTTTTTGTATCGGTCCACTGATCTGTATCGGTTTATTTCCCGAACAATTCAATAAAGAATACCCTATTGAGTCATTTGTTGTATTTCATAATATCACAGAGATATTTAGTCTCATTGTTTCGTTTTCAATTTTTGGAGTTGGATACTCTTCCTACCCTCAGAGTCGGAATGCACAAACTTACTTTTTGAGCATTGGGTTTTTGGTGATAGGCCTTATTGATTTTATGCATACAATGGGCTATAAAGGTATGCCTGATTTTGTAACGCCCAATACGGGCAATAAATCCACTCAGTTTTGGCTTATAGCAAGATTCATAACTGCTCTTGTTTTTATAGTGGCAATCTTTATAAAACCAAACAAAGCTTATAGTGTAAGGCGGGGGAATCTATATATTTTTTTTGCGTTATTGTTTGTAGGTTCAGTTTATTTTTTGGTTATATATAATTCACATCTTCTCCCAGACACATATATCCATGGTGTTGGCCTGACTCCATTTAAAAAGAAAGCTGAATTGGTGATCATGTGCATGTTGATTGTGGCAATCGTATTGTATTCCATTTCAAGATCTTTGCATTCTGATAAACAAAAGCAGTATTTTTTGGCTGCGTTTATCATTTGTTTTTTTTGTGAATTGGTGTTTGCGGTTTATACAAGTGTTTTTGATATATTTAATGTTCTAGGCCATATTTTTAAAGTTGTTGCCTTCCAGTTTATTTATAATGCAGTTTTTGTTTCAGCGATTAACGAACCCTATGGAAAGTTGGTCCATTCAAATATGCTTCTTTCTATGGAAATACAAGAAAACAAAGAATTTGCAAAGGTTATACAAAAGTCATTAAAGGAAAAAGAGAATCTGATTGGCGAGATTTTCCATCGAACCAAAAACTCAATTGAACTCGTTAGGTCACTTTTAATGATCCAATCATCAGATTTTCCAAATGACCAAAACATTCGTAAAATTGTAGAGAATACATCTCTCAAAATTCAAACCATGTCTCTTGTGCACGATCATTTGTATCAAAATAAAGACTTGAGTGAAATCCAGGTATCAGATTACCTTTTATCGCTTACTAAGTTAGTGAAAACAATGTATTCAAATTTAGGGAATGGAGTTGATATCCAATTGGATGCGAATCAAGGTGTACTACTGCTAGATACTGCTGTTCCTCTCGGTTTAATTTTTACTGAGCTTCTTTCTAATAGTTTAAAATATGCATTCACTGATGTCAAAAATGCTAAAATTTCAATTAAGTTTAGGATGGATGGGGATAGGTCTCATTTTGAGTACAAAGATAATGGTGTTGGGTTGCCAGCTTCATTTGATACAAATGACCAAAAAAAATTAGGTTTAAGTTTATTAAAGATTATCGCTGAGAAACAGATGGGAGGAACCTTGAGTATCGATGGTACCCAAGGATTTTCGTTGCAATTTGATTTTCCGAATAATTTATACAAAAGAAGAGTTTAG